From the genome of Fusobacterium varium, one region includes:
- the glmS_2 gene encoding Glucosamine--fructose-6-phosphate aminotransferase [isomerizing], giving the protein MKVETEKEKETMRGNILEEEKVLKKIFAEFKNKNSMIIEKLKKLEIKNVLILATGSSMNAAQLGKYFMENLLDINIDIKEPFNYYNYEKVNKNLDLVIAISQSGKSASTIYALEYVKNSSDVKTLAVTSNSESPIRKYADMVLNLNFGIEQVGFVTKGFSATVLNLFLLAVSVGAEKSLISRNEEKIYLVEIEDIIKAIPQAINATDIYLLENREDFKKAARFNAVGYGSCYGTVKEFETKFTETVRCPSQGFELEAYMHGPYLEADKSHVLFYLDNEGKLSERLKALKDYMNPYVGKSVIIGLNHGDINIKVGKKLNEHLAALLLVIPIQLMSCTIAEFKGINLGIKIFKDFDAILKSKI; this is encoded by the coding sequence ATGAAAGTTGAAACAGAAAAAGAAAAAGAAACAATGAGGGGCAATATTCTTGAAGAAGAGAAAGTATTAAAAAAAATATTTGCAGAATTTAAAAATAAAAATTCTATGATTATTGAAAAACTGAAAAAACTGGAGATAAAAAATGTATTGATTTTAGCTACTGGTTCATCAATGAATGCAGCACAGTTAGGTAAATATTTTATGGAAAATCTATTGGATATAAATATAGATATAAAAGAACCTTTTAATTATTATAATTATGAAAAAGTTAATAAAAATTTAGATTTGGTAATAGCTATATCTCAAAGTGGGAAAAGTGCTTCAACTATATATGCTCTTGAGTATGTAAAAAATAGTTCTGATGTAAAGACTCTTGCAGTAACTTCAAATTCAGAAAGTCCAATAAGAAAATATGCAGACATGGTGCTGAATCTTAACTTTGGGATAGAACAGGTAGGATTTGTGACTAAAGGATTTTCTGCAACAGTATTAAATCTTTTCTTGCTAGCAGTGTCAGTAGGAGCAGAAAAGAGTTTAATTTCCAGAAATGAAGAGAAAATATATCTAGTAGAAATAGAAGATATAATAAAAGCAATACCTCAAGCAATAAATGCTACAGATATATATTTGTTAGAAAATAGAGAAGATTTTAAAAAAGCAGCAAGGTTCAATGCTGTAGGATACGGTTCATGTTATGGAACTGTAAAAGAATTTGAAACTAAATTTACAGAAACAGTTAGATGTCCTTCACAGGGATTTGAATTGGAAGCATATATGCATGGGCCCTATCTTGAAGCTGATAAAAGCCATGTGCTATTCTATTTGGATAATGAAGGAAAATTAAGTGAAAGGCTTAAGGCGTTAAAAGATTATATGAATCCATATGTAGGCAAGAGTGTAATCATAGGACTTAATCATGGGGATATAAATATTAAAGTAGGCAAAAAACTTAATGAACATCTAGCAGCTCTACTTTTAGTAATCCCAATACAACTTATGAGCTGTACAATAGCAGAATTTAAAGGAATAAATTTGGGGATTAAAATATTTAAAGATTTTGATGCAATATTAAAAAGCAAAATTTGA
- the manZ_1 gene encoding PTS system mannose-specific EIID component — MKTSNENKITEKELNRVFWRSFQMEFSWNYERQMNLGYIYAMIPVLQKLYANNKEELKKALKRHLEFFNMTPHIVTLMLGISTAMEQENSESEDFDDNSINNIKTALMGPLSGIGDSFFWGTLRLIATGIGTALSLRGNILGPIMFLLIFNVPHIIIRYILVKLGYKLGIEFLTKLEKTGAMEKLTFGASILGLIVIGAMAARMIEITIPLSFGSGDSAITVQGILNDIMPGLLQLGTFGVVYYLLGKKVKPLVILLGMAVVGIVGSFIGLF, encoded by the coding sequence ATGAAGACTTCTAATGAAAATAAGATAACAGAAAAAGAGCTGAATAGGGTGTTTTGGAGATCTTTTCAAATGGAATTTTCATGGAATTATGAAAGACAAATGAATCTTGGATATATATATGCTATGATACCTGTTTTACAGAAATTATATGCTAATAATAAAGAAGAACTAAAAAAAGCTCTTAAAAGACATCTTGAATTTTTTAATATGACACCTCATATAGTGACTCTTATGTTGGGAATATCTACTGCTATGGAACAAGAAAATTCTGAATCAGAAGATTTTGATGATAATTCTATAAATAATATTAAAACTGCTTTAATGGGACCTTTATCTGGAATAGGGGATTCATTTTTTTGGGGAACACTAAGACTTATAGCTACAGGAATAGGAACTGCACTTTCGTTAAGAGGAAATATATTGGGACCTATTATGTTTCTTTTGATATTCAATGTACCTCATATCATTATAAGATATATTTTAGTAAAACTGGGATATAAACTGGGTATAGAATTTCTTACTAAGTTAGAAAAAACAGGAGCTATGGAAAAACTTACTTTTGGAGCTTCTATATTGGGACTGATAGTAATAGGAGCTATGGCAGCCAGAATGATAGAAATAACAATTCCATTGAGCTTTGGAAGTGGAGATAGTGCAATAACAGTTCAGGGGATATTGAATGATATAATGCCAGGATTGTTACAACTTGGAACTTTTGGAGTAGTATACTATCTTCTTGGAAAAAAAGTAAAGCCTTTGGTTATTTTATTAGGAATGGCAGTAGTAGGAATAGTTGGCTCATTCATTGGATTGTTTTAA
- the agaC_1 gene encoding PTS system N-acetylgalactosamine-specific EIIC component 1 has product MLQALLLGVIAFIAQSEFALGTSLISRPIVTGLFTGLVMGDVKTGLIMGATLELAFIGSFSVGGAIPPDVVTGGILGVAFAIASNSGVEAVLLLALPIATFVLVLKNIYLGILIPVLCHKADTYAEEGNYKGIERMQLLSGFGLSFMLAMIVFLSYLLGSNAISAVLKAIPNFVQQGLAVATGIIPALGFAMLARLLLNKTVIPYLFLGFAVAVYTEIPLTGIAILGAILAVITVNMTSGIKLRNTDKNNEGEVEEDEDF; this is encoded by the coding sequence ATGTTACAGGCATTATTATTAGGAGTAATTGCTTTTATAGCACAAAGTGAATTTGCTCTAGGAACCAGTTTGATATCTAGACCAATAGTTACAGGACTTTTTACAGGACTTGTTATGGGAGATGTAAAAACAGGACTAATTATGGGAGCTACCTTAGAACTTGCTTTTATAGGATCATTTTCAGTAGGGGGAGCAATTCCACCAGATGTAGTAACAGGAGGAATACTTGGAGTTGCTTTTGCTATAGCTTCAAACTCAGGAGTAGAGGCAGTACTCCTTTTGGCTCTGCCAATTGCAACATTTGTATTAGTGCTAAAAAATATATATTTGGGAATTCTAATTCCTGTTCTATGTCATAAAGCTGATACCTATGCAGAAGAAGGAAACTATAAAGGGATAGAAAGAATGCAATTGTTATCTGGATTTGGATTATCTTTCATGTTGGCAATGATAGTATTTCTTTCTTATTTGCTGGGAAGTAATGCTATATCAGCTGTATTAAAAGCTATACCTAATTTTGTACAGCAAGGATTGGCTGTAGCCACTGGAATAATCCCTGCTTTAGGGTTTGCAATGCTTGCTAGACTTCTTCTGAATAAGACGGTAATACCATATCTTTTTCTTGGATTTGCAGTAGCAGTATATACTGAGATTCCATTGACAGGGATAGCAATACTTGGGGCAATACTAGCTGTAATTACAGTAAACATGACAAGTGGAATAAAGTTGCGTAATACAGATAAAAATAATGAAGGTGAGGTGGAAGAAGATGAAGACTTCTAA
- the levE gene encoding Fructose-specific phosphotransferase enzyme IIB component codes for MESVEDAYKIASKVKSIQEINLGGIKSREGSRNISKTINLTEEEEKMLRKLTEKGIEIEIRQLPADSKIIYK; via the coding sequence GTGGAATCTGTAGAAGACGCTTATAAAATCGCTTCAAAAGTAAAATCTATACAAGAGATAAATTTAGGTGGAATAAAAAGTAGAGAAGGAAGTAGAAATATTTCTAAAACAATAAATTTGACAGAAGAAGAAGAAAAAATGTTAAGGAAACTGACTGAAAAAGGAATAGAAATAGAAATCAGACAGTTGCCAGCAGATAGTAAAATTATATATAAATAA
- a CDS encoding Probable phosphotransferase enzyme IIB component M6_Spy0801, with translation MVLLLRVDHRMMHGQVAFSWTQNLGADCILIANDAVASDELRKTTMKLAKPQGVKLVIKM, from the coding sequence ATGGTACTTTTATTAAGAGTAGATCACAGAATGATGCATGGACAGGTAGCATTTTCATGGACACAGAATTTGGGAGCTGACTGTATTCTAATAGCAAATGATGCTGTAGCATCAGATGAATTGAGAAAAACCACAATGAAATTAGCAAAACCACAAGGGGTAAAATTAGTAATAAAAATGTAG
- a CDS encoding PTS system mannose-specific transporter subunits IIAB, whose amino-acid sequence MIYFVMVTHGKFAEGIKNSIEIVLGKFKNLECLSCYTEENFNLDREIDKILMKHKDKQIIAITDIFGGSVNNAFMEKTALNPNLYVVCGLNLSLMLALLGEYEEYETADELIKDAIANSSDAVKYCNLELEKMKK is encoded by the coding sequence ATGATTTATTTTGTAATGGTTACACATGGGAAATTTGCAGAAGGAATAAAGAATTCAATAGAAATAGTACTGGGGAAATTTAAAAATTTGGAGTGTTTATCATGTTATACAGAGGAAAACTTTAATCTGGATAGAGAGATAGATAAAATATTAATGAAACATAAGGATAAACAGATAATAGCTATAACAGATATTTTTGGTGGAAGTGTAAATAATGCTTTTATGGAGAAAACAGCACTTAATCCTAATCTATATGTAGTGTGTGGGTTAAATCTTTCATTGATGTTGGCGCTTTTAGGAGAATATGAAGAATATGAAACAGCAGATGAGTTAATAAAAGATGCTATAGCTAACTCATCAGATGCTGTAAAATATTGCAATCTTGAATTAGAAAAAATGAAAAAATAG
- a CDS encoding Protein involved in initiation of plasmid replication, whose translation MKEINKIYNKNFNFSPFRNTEIQFTKKFSKNDTLFKQYLIKKIIITDEKVFQITQKDIEKIMTFPHKENLDSFLIKFCSKRIIINYRKSKLDSYELSLNIISSYLKHNDNYTIKLSDDFYKIFNSEKNDFKLFNLNTLLSFSNTISRDLFSLIKDTYNESSIEIALEDLKSYLNIDDSYDRFFDFERKILIPSLKEIEEFVSYKIEYSKIKDSLSRNGRVKGVRFDIIQTPDNKREKNLSLLYELIIPFAKNSEILKEFIKNQSVFHSFNYLKNNIEYSLLHSGQNFDSFLIEAIKNDYVNTRFKNKVKNYAEKYILISNINQNFTTLDDFKTRVLKEINDKKIHELSLILKFFKHSLDKIENNFYQNEVLMKSEIYSIFYKELKEINECTFENKKIIIIAEFNDTCSNSNLAIFKK comes from the coding sequence ATGAAAGAAATAAATAAAATTTACAACAAAAATTTTAATTTTTCACCTTTCAGAAACACTGAAATACAATTTACAAAAAAATTCTCTAAAAATGATACTCTCTTCAAACAATATCTCATAAAAAAAATTATTATTACTGATGAAAAAGTTTTCCAAATTACACAAAAAGATATTGAAAAAATTATGACTTTTCCACATAAAGAAAATTTAGATTCTTTCTTAATAAAATTCTGTTCCAAAAGAATAATTATAAATTATAGAAAATCTAAATTGGATTCTTACGAACTTTCTTTAAATATAATATCTTCTTATTTAAAACATAATGATAATTATACAATAAAATTAAGTGATGATTTCTATAAAATTTTTAACTCTGAAAAAAATGATTTTAAACTTTTTAATTTAAATACTCTTCTAAGTTTTTCCAATACAATCAGTAGAGATTTATTTTCTCTCATAAAAGATACATATAATGAGTCTTCTATTGAAATAGCTCTAGAAGATTTAAAATCCTATCTGAATATAGATGATAGTTATGATAGATTTTTTGATTTTGAAAGAAAGATTCTTATTCCCTCTCTAAAAGAAATAGAAGAATTTGTTTCATATAAAATTGAATATTCAAAAATTAAAGATTCTCTAAGCAGAAATGGGAGGGTTAAAGGAGTACGTTTTGATATAATTCAAACACCTGACAATAAAAGAGAAAAAAATCTTTCTCTTTTATATGAGCTTATTATTCCTTTTGCTAAAAACAGTGAAATATTAAAGGAATTTATAAAAAATCAATCTGTATTTCATAGTTTTAATTATCTAAAAAATAATATTGAGTACTCCCTTCTTCACAGTGGGCAAAATTTTGATAGTTTCTTAATAGAAGCAATTAAAAATGACTATGTAAATACTAGATTTAAAAATAAGGTTAAGAACTATGCTGAAAAATATATTCTTATATCTAATATTAACCAAAATTTTACTACCCTAGATGATTTTAAAACTAGAGTTTTAAAAGAGATAAATGATAAAAAAATACATGAACTTTCCCTAATTTTAAAATTTTTTAAACATTCTCTAGATAAAATAGAGAATAATTTTTACCAAAATGAAGTTTTAATGAAAAGTGAAATTTATTCTATTTTTTACAAAGAATTAAAAGAGATAAATGAATGTACTTTTGAAAATAAAAAAATTATAATTATAGCTGAATTTAATGATACTTGCAGCAATAGTAATCTAGCTATTTTTAAAAAATAA
- a CDS encoding potassium/proton antiporter → MLTSLALIFLTGLILGTLFTKLKLPALLGMIITGVILGPFALNLLDDSILSISSNLRQLALVIILTRAGLAMDIDDLKRAGRPAFLMCFLPALFEITGTVLIAPKLLGITVLEAAIIGSVIAAVSPAVVVPRMLKLIEEKRGTGRSIPQLIMAGASVDDVFVIVLFTSFLGFEKGGGLSVIKLINVPVSIVIGIITGIVIGYIMVKFFKKFHMRDSVKVVILLSISFLLLEFEKKAGAKIPFSALIAIMSIGIGILKNYAVLAKRLSAKFSKLWVAAEILLFVLVGATVDIKYAVAAGVLAIILIFGALIFRMTGVYFCLLGSRLNMKERVFTMMAYTPKATVQAAIGGIPLSMGLACGELTLTIAVLSILVTAPLGAFAIDYSYKKFLKKE, encoded by the coding sequence ATGTTAACAAGCTTAGCACTTATATTTTTAACAGGTTTGATATTAGGAACATTATTTACAAAATTAAAACTTCCAGCTCTTTTAGGAATGATAATAACAGGAGTAATATTAGGTCCATTTGCCCTGAATCTTTTAGATGACTCTATACTCTCAATATCTTCAAATCTCAGACAGTTGGCTTTGGTTATAATACTTACTAGAGCAGGTTTGGCAATGGATATAGATGATTTGAAAAGAGCAGGAAGACCAGCCTTTCTTATGTGTTTTTTACCAGCACTGTTTGAAATCACAGGAACTGTTCTTATAGCTCCGAAACTTTTAGGAATAACAGTACTGGAAGCAGCTATAATAGGAAGTGTAATAGCAGCAGTATCTCCAGCTGTTGTAGTTCCAAGAATGTTGAAATTGATAGAGGAAAAAAGAGGAACAGGAAGAAGTATTCCACAGTTGATAATGGCTGGTGCTTCAGTAGATGATGTTTTTGTTATTGTATTATTTACCTCTTTTTTAGGTTTTGAAAAAGGGGGAGGATTATCAGTTATAAAATTGATAAATGTTCCTGTTTCAATAGTGATTGGAATAATAACTGGAATAGTAATTGGATATATAATGGTAAAATTCTTCAAAAAGTTCCATATGAGAGATTCTGTAAAAGTAGTCATTTTATTAAGTATATCATTTTTATTATTGGAATTTGAAAAAAAAGCAGGAGCAAAGATTCCATTTTCTGCTCTTATAGCAATAATGAGTATTGGAATAGGAATTTTAAAAAATTATGCTGTCCTTGCAAAAAGACTTTCAGCAAAGTTTTCAAAATTATGGGTAGCTGCTGAAATACTTCTCTTTGTATTAGTAGGAGCAACTGTAGATATAAAATATGCTGTTGCAGCAGGAGTTTTAGCAATAATATTGATATTTGGAGCATTAATCTTCAGAATGACAGGAGTTTATTTTTGCTTGTTAGGAAGCAGGCTTAATATGAAAGAAAGAGTTTTTACAATGATGGCTTATACACCTAAAGCAACTGTACAGGCAGCTATTGGAGGGATTCCTCTATCTATGGGACTTGCATGTGGAGAACTTACTTTGACAATAGCAGTTCTTTCTATACTTGTGACTGCACCATTGGGAGCCTTTGCAATAGATTATAGTTATAAGAAATTTTTAAAAAAAGAGTAA
- the marC gene encoding membrane protein, MarC family yields MNIYQIFTETLMLVAVLNPFGNVPLFVGMTEKMEKETRKKLFKTIAVTGFFIMWLFSLVGEFLMTNFYKIDMKELKMAGGMILVVMAFRNLIFSIGKQDTQQDEISPEDQIKRAVIPMSFPMMVGPGSLTTVLILKAEKGIIMTSFSILIAFILIYLTFILGNYLEKIVGTLVLYILSRVMQIFIMSIGIRIFFSGLMGILQAHMVL; encoded by the coding sequence ATGAACATTTATCAAATATTTACTGAAACCTTAATGCTTGTAGCAGTACTCAACCCATTTGGAAATGTTCCTCTTTTTGTAGGAATGACAGAGAAAATGGAAAAAGAAACAAGGAAGAAACTTTTTAAAACTATAGCTGTAACTGGTTTTTTTATAATGTGGCTGTTCAGTTTAGTGGGAGAATTTTTAATGACAAATTTCTATAAAATAGATATGAAAGAATTAAAAATGGCAGGAGGTATGATTCTTGTTGTAATGGCTTTTAGAAATCTTATTTTTTCAATAGGAAAGCAGGATACCCAGCAGGATGAAATATCTCCAGAGGATCAGATAAAAAGAGCTGTAATACCAATGTCATTTCCAATGATGGTAGGACCTGGAAGTTTAACTACTGTACTGATATTAAAAGCAGAAAAAGGAATCATAATGACAAGTTTTTCTATTTTGATAGCTTTTATCCTTATATATCTAACTTTTATTCTTGGAAATTATTTAGAAAAAATAGTTGGAACACTTGTATTGTATATTTTATCCAGAGTAATGCAGATATTTATTATGTCTATAGGTATAAGAATATTTTTCAGTGGGCTTATGGGAATATTACAGGCTCATATGGTTCTTTGA
- a CDS encoding L-aminopeptidase/D-esterase has product MGIENLNIKIGKLPSGKNNLISDVKGIKVGHTTLNDGKIKTGVTALIPHTGNIFKEKLICSSYVINGFGKSCGLMQIDELGTLETPIILTNTLSVGTASNALIKYMIKNNEDIGTTTGTVNPIVCECNDGFLNDIKGFHVKEEHVFQALENAEVKFQEGSIGAGTGMSCYQLKGGIGSASRVIKLDEKEYTIGAMVLSNFGLKKDLIINGKKVGEKIITMENEEQLEKGSIIIILATDIPMSERQLKRISKRVPVSLARTGSYIGNGSGDVVIAFTTANKIMHYEEKDIINIKIINENKIDRIFRAVVEAVEESIISSLLHSITTTGRDGNTRESLNKYIDFILK; this is encoded by the coding sequence ATGGGAATAGAAAATCTAAACATAAAAATAGGAAAACTTCCTTCTGGAAAAAATAATCTTATTAGTGATGTAAAAGGTATAAAAGTTGGCCATACTACTTTAAATGACGGAAAAATAAAAACAGGAGTCACAGCTTTGATTCCCCATACTGGAAATATATTTAAGGAAAAACTTATATGTTCTTCCTATGTAATAAATGGCTTTGGAAAAAGCTGTGGTCTGATGCAGATTGATGAATTAGGAACCCTTGAAACTCCTATCATTCTTACAAATACTTTAAGTGTGGGAACTGCTTCAAATGCTCTTATTAAATATATGATTAAAAATAATGAAGATATTGGAACAACTACTGGAACAGTAAATCCTATAGTATGTGAATGTAATGATGGTTTCTTAAATGATATAAAAGGATTTCATGTGAAAGAAGAACATGTTTTTCAAGCTCTGGAAAATGCTGAGGTAAAATTTCAAGAAGGAAGTATAGGAGCTGGTACAGGAATGAGCTGCTACCAACTGAAAGGTGGAATTGGTTCTGCTTCCAGAGTGATTAAATTAGATGAAAAAGAATATACTATTGGAGCTATGGTACTTTCAAATTTCGGTTTAAAAAAAGATCTTATAATAAACGGAAAGAAAGTAGGAGAAAAAATTATTACAATGGAAAATGAAGAACAACTGGAAAAAGGTTCCATTATAATCATTCTTGCAACTGATATTCCCATGAGTGAAAGACAATTAAAAAGAATTTCTAAAAGAGTTCCTGTTTCCCTTGCTAGAACTGGTTCCTATATTGGTAATGGAAGTGGTGATGTTGTCATTGCTTTTACTACTGCAAATAAAATTATGCATTATGAAGAAAAAGACATTATAAATATAAAAATAATTAATGAAAACAAGATAGATAGAATATTTCGTGCTGTTGTAGAAGCTGTAGAAGAATCTATTATCAGTTCTCTTCTTCATAGTATTACAACTACTGGCAGAGATGGAAATACAAGAGAATCATTAAATAAATATATTGATTTTATACTCAAATAA
- the nhaK gene encoding Sodium, potassium, lithium and rubidium/H(+) antiporter produces MDYKILVCGILLLISLLSIRVTKKVQIPLLIMFLFIGMAAGSEGIGKIEFDDAKLTQNIGNFALLFILFAGALETKKSDAMMALYPSGILATAGVFLTAVLAAFAAYMITDFTLKEAFLFGAIVSSTDAAAVISMLGGSNLKKRIRTVIEIESGSNDPMAYALILFVLSMFQAGDSNIFMSILFLIQQIIVGALMGVLFGKITLPMGRILHIEREEFLTIHMIAVLFICFSATNLIGGNGFLAIYLMGIMVGNERFDFRMNTIRNMRVASWLMQITMFIILGLLVFPSQLKMVMIAGSILAIMITIVARTIVVFSLMAPFNYSKKEKFFMSWAGLKGAVPIIFSTTAITAGIDNSQGIFNMVFYLVVFSVLIQGMTLKPLAKYLGLVEEVVDDKANEIDLEELEELSIKKLYLDKRSEYVDKKIKDLQLPKSMHIISIRRGDEDITPKGDVILKAGDKILFSTK; encoded by the coding sequence ATGGATTATAAAATTTTAGTATGTGGTATTTTGTTATTAATAAGTCTGCTTTCAATAAGAGTAACGAAAAAAGTACAGATACCTTTACTTATAATGTTTCTTTTTATAGGAATGGCAGCAGGATCAGAAGGAATTGGAAAAATAGAATTTGATGATGCAAAATTAACTCAAAATATAGGAAATTTTGCGTTGTTATTTATTCTTTTTGCAGGAGCTTTGGAAACAAAAAAATCAGATGCCATGATGGCACTTTACCCCAGTGGGATATTAGCAACAGCAGGAGTTTTTCTTACAGCAGTATTAGCAGCTTTTGCAGCATATATGATAACAGACTTTACTTTGAAAGAGGCTTTTCTTTTTGGAGCAATAGTATCATCAACTGATGCAGCAGCAGTTATATCTATGCTGGGAGGCTCTAACCTGAAAAAAAGGATAAGAACAGTAATAGAGATAGAATCAGGAAGTAATGACCCTATGGCTTATGCTCTTATTCTATTCGTTTTATCAATGTTTCAAGCTGGAGATTCAAATATCTTTATGAGTATTTTATTTCTTATACAGCAGATAATAGTTGGAGCATTGATGGGAGTATTATTTGGAAAAATAACTCTTCCTATGGGAAGGATACTTCATATAGAAAGAGAAGAATTTCTTACTATACATATGATTGCTGTGTTGTTTATATGTTTTTCAGCAACTAACCTTATTGGAGGAAATGGTTTTCTTGCAATATACCTTATGGGAATAATGGTAGGGAATGAAAGATTTGATTTTAGAATGAATACTATTAGAAATATGAGAGTAGCTTCATGGTTAATGCAGATAACAATGTTTATTATTCTTGGACTTCTAGTTTTTCCAAGTCAGCTAAAAATGGTTATGATAGCAGGAAGTATTCTTGCAATAATGATAACAATTGTAGCAAGAACAATAGTTGTATTTTCTTTAATGGCTCCATTTAATTATAGTAAAAAAGAAAAATTTTTTATGTCATGGGCAGGATTGAAAGGGGCAGTACCAATTATATTTTCTACAACAGCTATTACAGCAGGAATAGATAATTCTCAAGGAATATTTAATATGGTATTTTACCTAGTAGTATTCTCAGTATTGATACAGGGAATGACATTAAAGCCTCTTGCAAAATATTTGGGACTTGTAGAAGAAGTTGTAGATGATAAAGCTAATGAAATAGATTTAGAAGAATTAGAAGAACTTTCTATTAAAAAACTTTATCTTGATAAACGTTCAGAATATGTAGATAAAAAGATAAAAGATCTTCAGCTACCAAAAAGTATGCATATTATTTCTATAAGACGTGGAGATGAAGATATAACTCCAAAAGGAGATGTAATATTAAAAGCTGGAGATAAAATATTGTTTTCAACTAAATAA
- the brnQ_1 gene encoding LIV-II, with the protein MNKVIFKIGVIYIYKKKDVILTGFALFAMLFGAGNLIFPPMVGYVVGDKWISAAAGFFITGIGFPLLAILSSALAGKELDDFADKVSPLFSKIFNIVLILAIGPFLAIPRTGATAFELMLLPHINNGNENLYKYGFLACYFIIVLLFSIKANVVIERIGKILTPVLLIILAVIIIKGIFFPIGEPLEKEINNTFRYGFYNGYQTMDTLAAIIFSSIILKAIRSGRNLTVKQEMNFLSNSSMIAVCGLSVVYGGLLYIGATSYGILHSTGTTQLLTDIVNKLLGKEGNLALGICVAGACLTTAIGLTATVGDYFSSLLKISYEKIVIGTVVLSFIFAGFGVDAIVKVSAPILTFLYPIAIVLILLNCFKKYVSSDKTYLGAVIGAGIVGFFEMTQTLGINLQFLNKIYVKLPLQTFGLAWIMPSLIFAVIFSIIFKKK; encoded by the coding sequence ATGAATAAGGTAATTTTTAAGATTGGAGTGATTTATATTTATAAGAAAAAAGATGTTATATTAACAGGATTTGCCCTATTTGCAATGTTATTTGGAGCTGGAAATCTGATATTTCCACCTATGGTAGGATATGTAGTAGGTGATAAATGGATATCAGCTGCAGCAGGATTTTTTATAACTGGAATAGGATTTCCTCTTTTGGCAATATTATCATCAGCATTAGCAGGAAAAGAATTAGATGATTTTGCTGATAAAGTATCACCCCTTTTCAGTAAGATATTTAATATTGTTTTAATTTTAGCTATTGGACCTTTTCTTGCAATTCCTCGGACTGGAGCTACAGCTTTTGAATTGATGCTTCTTCCTCATATAAATAATGGAAATGAAAATTTATATAAGTATGGTTTTTTGGCTTGCTATTTTATAATTGTACTTTTATTTTCTATAAAAGCTAATGTAGTTATAGAAAGAATTGGAAAGATTCTTACACCAGTATTATTAATAATATTGGCAGTTATAATTATAAAAGGAATATTTTTTCCAATAGGAGAGCCATTAGAAAAAGAAATTAATAATACATTTAGATATGGTTTCTATAATGGATATCAGACAATGGATACTCTTGCAGCTATAATATTTTCAAGCATAATATTGAAAGCTATCAGAAGTGGAAGAAATCTTACTGTAAAACAGGAAATGAATTTTTTAAGTAACTCAAGTATGATAGCTGTTTGTGGACTTTCAGTTGTATATGGAGGACTTCTATATATAGGAGCTACTTCTTATGGAATACTTCATAGTACAGGAACTACTCAGCTTTTAACAGATATAGTAAATAAGTTGTTAGGAAAAGAAGGAAACTTGGCTTTGGGAATCTGTGTAGCAGGAGCTTGTTTAACAACAGCAATAGGACTTACAGCAACAGTAGGAGATTATTTTAGTAGTCTTTTAAAAATTTCATATGAGAAAATAGTTATTGGGACAGTTGTATTGAGTTTCATTTTTGCTGGATTTGGAGTAGATGCAATAGTAAAAGTATCAGCTCCAATACTAACATTTCTTTATCCAATAGCAATAGTTTTGATATTACTTAATTGTTTTAAAAAGTATGTTTCATCAGACAAAACTTATCTTGGAGCTGTAATAGGAGCAGGAATAGTAGGTTTTTTTGAAATGACTCAAACTCTTGGAATAAATCTTCAATTTTTGAATAAAATATATGTAAAGCTTCCATTACAAACCTTTGGACTTGCATGGATAATGCCAAGTTTAATATTTGCTGTCATTTTTAGTATTATCTTTAAAAAGAAGTGA